A genome region from Portunus trituberculatus isolate SZX2019 chromosome 18, ASM1759143v1, whole genome shotgun sequence includes the following:
- the LOC123505899 gene encoding DNA-directed RNA polymerase II subunit GRINL1A-like, with protein sequence MEVSAQPGPSTSATEQPPVLKLVNRTWKILPDKGDDVFIRDPKLKEGQIGDLSKKSIAQLEEIIERQDRILNNKFLSSKLKDKGEKLKECREIVAEALQKAREQRKSESRKDIPTDVNALEWKSRRKNENKKEELDSDDDEDECEDKIDPLKLMAYHSSCVKKPARTQNGTIEEDEDPTDAIARELRQLELQDAEQEPQSCDFGDKRNQIFEEMRKRNGPVKDSFKPFRPIDNPQPIPGLVHHTARPSTATTKTIPQQEALKLEREFLVKEKERALSNARQQLGKIKTEKIGLPPPSSSLRYRDTNVDKHLLDSEDESDDSDNYSIEL encoded by the exons ATGGAGGTCTCCGCGCAACCCGGCCCAAGCACCTCGGCCACGGAGCAGCCCCCCGTGCTGAAGCTTGTCAACCGCACCTGGAAGATTCTCCCGGACAAAGGGGACGACGTGTTTATACGAGACCCCAAGCTGAAGGAGGGACAAATAGGCGACCTGAGTAAGAAGAGTATTGCACAACTTGAAGAAATCATTGAGCGACAGGACCGCATTCTGAATAACAA ATTCTTGTCCTCAAAGctgaaagataaaggagaaaaattaaaggagtgTCGAGAAATTGTTGCCGAAGCTCTTCAGAAGGCACGGgagcaaaggaaaagtgaatccAGAAAAGATATTCCAACAGATGTTAATGCACTGG AAtggaagagtagaagaaagaatgagaacaaaaaagaggagTTAGACagcgatgatgatgaggatgaatgTGAAGACAAGATAGACCCACTGAAACTCATGGCCTACCACTCCTCTTGTGTCAAGAAGCCTGCACGCACTCAGAATGGGACAAT agaggaagatgaagacccAACAGACGCCATCGCCCGAGAGCTGAGGCAGCTGGAGCTCCAGGATGCCGAGCAGGAGCCTCAGTCGTGTGACTTTGGGGACAAAAGGAATCAAATAtttgaagaaatgaggaaacgaAATGGTCCTGTGAAAGACTCCTTCAAGCCCTTCAG GCCCATCGACAACCCCCAGCCCATCCCTGGTTTGGTGCACCACACAGCTCGCCCaagcactgccaccaccaagaCCATCCCCCAGCAAGAGGCATTGAAACTAGAGCGAGAATTCCTTgtcaaagaaaaa gaAAGAGCTCTATCAAATGCCAGACAACAACtcggaaaaataaaaactgaaaagatTGGCCTCCCACCTCCATCGTCGTCTCTCAGATATCGAGACACAAACGTGGACAAACATCTTCTGGATTCGGAGGATGAAAGTGACGATTCAGACAACTACTCTATTGAATTGTGA